From Erigeron canadensis isolate Cc75 chromosome 8, C_canadensis_v1, whole genome shotgun sequence, one genomic window encodes:
- the LOC122578642 gene encoding trafficking protein particle complex subunit 5, with the protein MIGSGNKMKQYSNVLDKPLSKSRQEVSLSAFAYLFSEIVQYNQTQVDNIGELERRLEDAGYAVGARVLELLCHREKGNRRETRLLGILSFIHSTVWKVLFGKVADSLEKGTEHEDEYMISEKELLVNRFISVPKDMGTFNCGAFVAGIVRGVLDNAGFPAVVTAHFVPVDGQQRPRTTILIKFAEEVLRREARLG; encoded by the exons ATGATCGGAAGTGGGAATAAGATGAAACAGTACTCTAATGTCCTCGACAAACCCCTTTCCAAGTCTCGACAAGAG GTGAGTTTGAGTGCATTTGCATATTTGTTTTCAGAGATTGTTCAATACAATCAAACCCAAGTTGATAACATTGGTGAGCTTGAAAGAAG ATTGGAGGATGCTGGCTATGCTGTTGGTGCACGTGTTCTTGAGCTACTTTGCCACAGGGAGAAG GGTAATAGAAGAGAGACACGATTGTTGGGCATCCTGTCTTTCATACACAGTACAGTATGGAAGGTTTTATTTGGAAAG GTAGCTGACTCTCTAGAGAAAGGCACTGAACACGAAGATGAATATATGATCAGTGAGAAGGAGCTCTTAGTCAATAG ATTTATATCTGTACCGAAGGACATGGGAACCTTCAATTGTGGTGCTTTTGTTGCTGGGATAGTAAGG GGAGTTTTAGATAATGCAGGCTTCCCAGCTGTAGTTACTGCTCATTTTGTTCCTGTGGACGGTCAACAACGACCTCGTACTACCATTTTGATCAAATTTGCGGAAGAG GTCCTACGAAGAGAGGCAAGATTAGGATGA
- the LOC122578325 gene encoding probable beta-1,4-xylosyltransferase IRX9H produces MASIRRTLSPYRNGGNTSPFSPNSHTKLNPTTRFASPLSDFGVGVRRFIGAEKHSTNPKKVGLFRTWRKSVFGYFLFFLVGFLLGLAPFGELEQNVQSRDFSFEIKRGPVLDVKQDIDHVVSDKVEKLDNVNLNVNVNLKERFDYDVDKKQVIVVTPTYGRALQAFYLNRLGQVLRLVPPPILWIVVEMNVETSETADILRGMGIMYRHLVCSKNVTDIKDRGVHQRNRALEHIEHHKLDGIVYFADDDNIYSLELFESLRNISRFGTWPVAMLAQSKNKATLEGPVCNGSQVIGWHTNEKSKRLRRFHVDMSGFAFNSTILWDPKRWKKPTSALIRQLDTIKEGFQETTFIEQLVEDESQMEATPFGCSKIMNWHLHLEAHDLSYPRGWLLQKNLDAVLPIE; encoded by the exons ATGGCTTCGATTAGAAGAACACTTTCTCCTTACAGAAATGGAGGTAATACAAGTCCTTTTTCACCTAATTCTCATACTAAACTTAACCCCACTACTAGATTTGCTTCCCCTTTATCAGATTTTGGTGTAGGTGTTCGTAGATTTATAGGAGCCGAAAAACATAGTACTAATCCTAAAAAAGTTGGTCTTTTTCGTACTTGGCGTAAGTCGGTTTTCGgttatttcttgtttttcttggtGGGTTTTTTGTTAGGTTTAGCCCCTTTTGgtgaacttgaacaaaatgttcAAAGTCGTGATTTTTCTTTCGAAATTAAACGTGGTCCGGTTTTAGATGTTAAGCAAGATATTGATCATGTTGTTAGTGATAAGGTTGAGAAATTAGATAATGTGAATTTGAATGTGAATGTGAATTTGAAGGAAAGGTTTGATTATGATGTTGATAAGAAACAAGTGATTGTTGTGACACCGACTTATGGTAGAGCGTTGCAAGCGTTTTATTTGAATAGATTAGGGCAGGTGTTAAGGCTTGTGCCGCCACCAATTCTTTGGATTGTTGTGGAGATGAATGTGGAGACAAGTGAGACTGCGGATATACTTAGGGGAATGGGGATTATGTATCGGCATTTGGTTTGTAGTAAGAATGTTACGGATATTAAGGATAGAGGTGTTCATCAGCGGAATAGAGCACTTGAACATATTGAACATCATAAGCTTGATGGGATTGTGTATTTTGCAGACGACGATAATATTTATTCGCTTGAGTTGTTTGAGTCTTTGAGAAATATCAG CCGTTTTGGCACTTGGCCAGTAGCAATGCTTGCACAAAGCAAAAACAAGGCAACTTTAGAAGGTCCTGTATGCAATGGAAGTCAAGTGATTGGGTGGCATACAAATGAAAAGAGTAAAAGGCTTCGAAGATTTCATGTTGACATGTCTGGATTTGCATTCAACAGCACCATTCTGTGGGACCCAAAGAGATGGAAAAAACCCACCTCAGCCTTGATTCGTCAATTAGACACCATTAAGGAGGGATTTCAG GAGACCACTTTTATTGAACAATTGGTAGAAGATGAGAGTCAAATGGAAGCTACTCCATTTGGATGTTCTAAAATTATGAACTGGCATCTTCATTTGGAAGCTCATGATCTTAGTTATCCTAGAGGCTGGTTGCTTCAGAAGAACCTCGATGCTGTTCTCCCTATCGAGTAA